In Haemophilus parainfluenzae, one genomic interval encodes:
- the napG gene encoding ferredoxin-type protein NapG: MRLDPNRRQFLKNVTRTAAGVCGVGIILGLQQQQAKAKEGIALRPPGALPEKDFLAACTRCGQCVQACPYDMLHLASLISPMEAGTPYFIARDKPCEMCPDIPCMNACPSGALSEELKDINDARMGLAVLLDHETCLNWQGLRCDVCYRVCPLVDKAITLERIHNDRTGIHAKLIPTVHSDACTGCGKCEQACVLEEAAIKVLPMDIAKGLLGRHYRLGWKEKQNAGKSLIEEQHPDGLRPAMDARMPEGSHEPVYQPMQVQPNQKVATPNRATMDYVPNPTTVPEAEQFPNLDLNIKGVK; the protein is encoded by the coding sequence ATGAGACTTGATCCTAACCGTCGTCAGTTTTTAAAAAATGTGACAAGAACGGCTGCCGGAGTGTGTGGGGTTGGTATTATTCTTGGCTTACAGCAACAACAAGCTAAAGCTAAAGAAGGAATCGCCTTGCGTCCACCTGGTGCTTTACCGGAAAAGGATTTCTTGGCAGCTTGTACCCGTTGCGGACAATGCGTCCAAGCGTGTCCATATGATATGTTGCATTTAGCTTCGCTGATTTCACCAATGGAAGCTGGCACACCTTATTTTATCGCTCGGGATAAACCTTGCGAAATGTGTCCGGATATTCCTTGTATGAATGCTTGCCCAAGTGGCGCATTAAGTGAGGAACTTAAAGACATCAATGATGCGAGAATGGGGTTAGCCGTATTGCTAGACCATGAAACTTGTCTTAACTGGCAAGGGTTGCGTTGTGATGTGTGTTACCGCGTTTGTCCATTAGTGGATAAAGCAATTACACTTGAACGTATCCACAATGATCGTACAGGGATTCATGCAAAGCTTATTCCAACTGTTCACTCTGATGCTTGCACCGGATGCGGTAAATGCGAACAAGCTTGTGTATTAGAAGAAGCGGCAATTAAAGTCTTACCGATGGATATCGCCAAAGGACTACTCGGTCGCCACTATCGCTTAGGCTGGAAAGAAAAACAAAATGCCGGAAAATCCTTAATTGAGGAGCAACATCCGGATGGCTTACGTCCAGCAATGGATGCTCGTATGCCGGAAGGCTCACATGAGCCGGTTTATCAGCCAATGCAAGTTCAACCGAACCAAAAAGTGGCAACACCAAACCGTGCAACAATGGATTATGTACCAAATCCAACAACAGTTCCGGAAGCAGAGCAATTCCCAAATCTGGACTTAAACATTAAGGGGGTTAAATAA